One Streptomyces sp. SAI-135 DNA segment encodes these proteins:
- a CDS encoding SH3-like domain-containing protein: MTDAHPAVPDRFPPGTRVRTYRHDPPHHTRLPRYARGKRGVVVEPEGPDELADVSAQGRGDAPVEQIYAVRFEARDLWGEGDHHVVLDLWESYLEEDHDDER; this comes from the coding sequence ATGACTGACGCGCACCCGGCGGTCCCCGACCGCTTCCCGCCCGGCACCCGGGTCCGCACCTACCGCCACGACCCGCCGCACCACACCCGCCTGCCGCGGTACGCGCGCGGCAAGCGGGGCGTGGTCGTCGAACCGGAGGGCCCCGACGAACTGGCCGACGTCAGCGCGCAGGGCCGCGGGGACGCACCCGTCGAGCAGATCTACGCGGTCCGCTTCGAGGCCCGGGACCTGTGGGGCGAGGGTGACCACCACGTCGTACTGGACCTGTGGGAGAGCTACCTGGAGGAGGATCACGACGATGAGCGCTGA
- a CDS encoding SH3-like domain-containing protein produces the protein MARINDVGGTQGFGAIDTTDDTEPFHADWEARVVGLFNTLRAQGVFNTNEFRDAIESMPPAEYLAASYYERWFTAICALLERKGVIEPGELDD, from the coding sequence ATGGCCAGGATCAACGACGTGGGCGGCACACAGGGGTTCGGCGCGATCGACACCACCGACGACACCGAGCCCTTCCACGCGGACTGGGAGGCCCGGGTCGTCGGCCTCTTCAACACCCTCCGCGCACAAGGGGTCTTCAACACCAACGAGTTCCGGGACGCCATCGAGTCGATGCCGCCGGCGGAGTACCTGGCGGCGTCGTACTACGAGCGCTGGTTCACCGCGATCTGCGCCCTGCTGGAGCGCAAGGGCGTGATCGAGCCGGGTGAGCTCGATGACTGA
- a CDS encoding Lrp/AsnC family transcriptional regulator, with the protein MGIDELDARIIVLLAREPRIGVLEMSRRLGVARGTAQARLDRLQSNGVIRGFGPQVDPAALGYPVTAFATLQIRQGQGADVRAHLATVPEVLELHTTTGSGDMLCRLVARSNADLQRVIDRVVGFDGIVRAATAIVMENPVPLRIIPLVEQAAGDRET; encoded by the coding sequence GTGGGGATCGACGAGCTGGACGCGCGGATCATCGTGCTGCTCGCGCGCGAGCCGCGGATCGGGGTCCTTGAGATGTCCCGGCGGCTGGGGGTGGCCCGGGGGACCGCACAGGCGCGACTGGACCGGCTTCAGTCGAACGGAGTCATCCGGGGATTCGGTCCGCAGGTCGACCCGGCGGCGCTCGGCTACCCGGTGACCGCCTTCGCCACGCTCCAGATCCGGCAGGGGCAAGGGGCCGACGTCCGGGCGCACTTGGCCACGGTGCCGGAGGTGCTGGAGCTGCACACCACCACCGGCAGCGGCGACATGCTGTGCCGTCTGGTGGCCCGCTCCAACGCCGATCTCCAACGTGTGATCGACCGGGTTGTCGGCTTCGATGGGATCGTCCGGGCCGCCACCGCGATCGTCATGGAGAACCCCGTTCCGCTGCGGATCATCCCGCTGGTGGAGCAGGCGGCGGGAGACCGGGAGACCTGA
- the hppD gene encoding 4-hydroxyphenylpyruvate dioxygenase, with protein sequence MTQTTHHTPDTARQADPFPVKGMDAVVFAVGNAKQAAHYYSTAFGMRLVAYSGPENGSRETASYVLENGSARFVFTSVIKPATPWGHFLAQHVAEHGDGVIDLAIEVPDARRAYEYALEHGARSVAEPYELKDEHGTVVLAAIATYGETRHTLVERSGYDGPYLPGFAAAAPIVEPPAHRTFQAIDHCVGNVELGRMNEWVCFYNKVMGFTNMKEFVGDDIATEYSALMSKVVADGTLKVKFPINEPAIAKKKSQIDEYLEFYGGAGVQHIALNTNDIVQTVRTMRAAGVQFLDTPDSYYDTLGEWVGDTRVPVDTLRELKILADRDEDGYLLQIFTKPVQDKPTVFFELIERHGSMGFGKGNFKALFEAIEREQEKRGNL encoded by the coding sequence ATGACGCAGACCACACACCACACTCCCGACACCGCCCGGCAGGCCGACCCCTTCCCGGTCAAGGGAATGGACGCGGTCGTCTTCGCCGTGGGCAACGCCAAGCAGGCGGCCCACTACTACTCGACCGCCTTCGGCATGCGGCTGGTGGCGTACTCCGGACCGGAGAACGGCAGCCGCGAGACCGCGAGCTACGTGCTGGAGAACGGCTCCGCCCGGTTCGTGTTCACCTCGGTCATCAAGCCCGCCACCCCCTGGGGGCACTTCCTGGCCCAGCACGTGGCCGAGCACGGCGACGGCGTGATCGACCTCGCCATCGAGGTCCCGGACGCCCGCCGCGCCTACGAGTACGCCCTCGAGCACGGTGCCCGCTCGGTCGCCGAGCCGTACGAGCTGAAGGACGAGCACGGCACGGTCGTCCTCGCCGCGATCGCCACCTACGGCGAGACCCGCCACACCCTGGTCGAGCGCTCGGGCTACGACGGCCCCTACCTGCCCGGCTTCGCCGCGGCCGCCCCGATCGTCGAGCCGCCCGCCCACCGCACCTTCCAGGCGATCGACCACTGCGTCGGCAACGTCGAGCTCGGCCGGATGAACGAGTGGGTCTGCTTCTACAACAAGGTCATGGGCTTCACGAACATGAAGGAGTTCGTGGGCGACGACATCGCCACCGAGTACAGCGCGCTGATGTCGAAGGTGGTGGCCGACGGCACCCTCAAGGTGAAGTTCCCGATCAACGAGCCCGCCATCGCCAAGAAGAAGTCCCAGATCGACGAGTACCTGGAGTTCTACGGCGGCGCCGGCGTCCAGCACATCGCGCTGAACACCAACGACATCGTGCAGACCGTACGGACCATGCGCGCGGCCGGAGTCCAGTTCCTCGACACCCCGGACTCCTACTACGACACCCTCGGCGAGTGGGTCGGCGACACCCGCGTCCCCGTCGACACGCTCCGCGAGCTGAAGATCCTCGCCGACCGCGACGAGGACGGCTACCTGCTCCAGATCTTCACCAAGCCGGTCCAGGACAAGCCGACCGTGTTCTTCGAACTCATCGAGCGGCACGGCTCCATGGGCTTCGGCAAGGGCAACTTCAAGGCCCTGTTCGAGGCCATCGAGCGGGAGCAGGAGAAGCGCGGAAACCTCTAG
- a CDS encoding SsgA family sporulation/cell division regulator: protein MHHTVVERELELQLILSPERSIPVPARLGYRSDDPFAVHVTFHIGSDHPVHWTFARELLVEGVFRPCGHGDVRVWPTKVAGRGVVLMALSSPDGDALLEAPAAQVSAWLERTLRAVPPGSEAEQLGIDDGLAELLAPTPADDLWLRDPWPGDESSDGE, encoded by the coding sequence ATGCATCACACAGTGGTGGAGCGCGAACTGGAGCTCCAGCTCATCCTGTCGCCCGAGCGCAGCATCCCGGTCCCGGCCCGGCTGGGCTACCGCAGCGACGACCCCTTCGCCGTCCACGTCACCTTCCACATCGGCTCGGACCACCCCGTCCACTGGACCTTCGCCCGCGAACTCCTCGTGGAGGGGGTGTTCCGCCCGTGCGGTCACGGGGACGTGCGGGTGTGGCCGACCAAGGTCGCGGGGCGCGGTGTCGTGCTGATGGCCCTGAGCTCGCCCGACGGGGACGCCCTCCTGGAGGCCCCGGCCGCACAGGTCTCGGCCTGGCTGGAGCGCACGCTGCGGGCGGTGCCCCCGGGCTCCGAGGCGGAGCAGCTCGGCATCGACGACGGCCTCGCCGAGCTGCTGGCCCCCACCCCGGCGGACGACCTGTGGCTGCGCGACCCGTGGCCGGGCGACGAGTCCTCGGACGGGGAGTGA
- a CDS encoding ABC transporter permease: MSFWEYLGNRHQQLLADAYQHASAVLQCMVVATVIGVVIGIVTYRSAWAGNLATTTTSTILTIPSLAMIGLLIPAVGLGVPPTVIALTLYGLLPIVRNAIVGLRGVDPALVDAATGIGMSRATRLVRVELPLAWPPILTGIRISTQMLMGIAAIAAYASGPGLGNEIFRGIASLGSRNALNQVLAGTLGIIVLALLFDAAYVLIGRLTIPRGIRA, from the coding sequence GTGAGCTTCTGGGAGTACCTCGGCAACCGCCACCAGCAGCTGCTCGCGGACGCCTACCAGCACGCGAGCGCCGTCCTCCAGTGCATGGTCGTGGCGACGGTGATCGGGGTGGTGATCGGGATCGTGACCTACCGCAGCGCGTGGGCGGGCAACCTCGCCACCACGACCACCTCGACGATCCTGACCATCCCGTCGCTCGCCATGATCGGCCTGCTCATCCCGGCCGTCGGACTCGGTGTGCCGCCCACGGTGATCGCCCTGACGCTGTACGGGCTGCTGCCGATCGTCCGCAACGCGATCGTCGGACTGCGCGGGGTCGATCCCGCGCTGGTGGACGCGGCCACGGGCATCGGGATGTCCCGGGCGACCCGCCTGGTGCGGGTGGAGCTGCCGCTCGCCTGGCCGCCGATCCTGACCGGGATCCGGATCTCCACACAGATGCTGATGGGCATCGCCGCGATCGCCGCCTACGCCTCCGGGCCCGGCCTCGGCAACGAGATCTTCCGCGGCATCGCCTCCCTGGGCAGCAGGAACGCGCTCAACCAGGTGCTCGCGGGCACCCTCGGGATCATCGTCCTCGCCCTGCTGTTCGACGCCGCGTACGTCCTGATCGGGCGGCTGACCATTCCGAGGGGGATCCGTGCCTGA
- a CDS encoding betaine/proline/choline family ABC transporter ATP-binding protein, giving the protein MPETSGASGASIELEHLTKRYPGSPQPAVDSVSMEIKAGETVIFVGPSGCGKSTTLKMINRLIEPTGGRIRINGEDVTDIDPVKLRRKVGYAIQSAGLFPHMTVAQNIALVPRMTGWGKSRISDRVEELLDLVGLDPGEFHGRYPRQLSGGQQQRVGVARALAADPPVLLMDEPFGAVDPITRDHLQDELIRLQRELHKTIVFVTHDFDEAIKLGDRIAVLRERSHIAQFDTPEAILTNPADDFVSGFVGAGAALKRLNLTRVRDVEVTGYPTATVDDPLQEIFNKLRGSGTNEILLLDKRGRPYKWLRRGDMMRAKGSLARAGTLVSDTVTRDATLRDALEAVLTDNAGRVAVTGRRGEYTGVVDMETLMNSVHELLEADRLEAMEHQHELEVVRADRTHAEQEGDGGERKA; this is encoded by the coding sequence GTGCCTGAGACGTCCGGCGCCTCGGGTGCCTCCATCGAGCTGGAGCACCTGACCAAGCGGTACCCCGGCAGTCCGCAGCCGGCCGTCGACAGCGTCAGCATGGAGATCAAGGCGGGCGAGACCGTGATCTTCGTGGGGCCGTCCGGGTGCGGCAAGTCGACCACACTCAAGATGATCAACAGGCTGATCGAGCCGACCGGCGGACGCATCCGGATCAACGGTGAGGACGTGACCGACATCGATCCGGTCAAGCTGCGCCGCAAGGTGGGCTACGCCATCCAGTCGGCCGGCCTCTTCCCGCACATGACGGTCGCGCAGAACATCGCGCTGGTGCCGAGGATGACCGGCTGGGGGAAGAGCAGGATCAGCGACCGCGTGGAGGAGCTGCTCGACCTGGTCGGGCTGGACCCCGGTGAGTTCCACGGCCGTTATCCGCGGCAGCTGTCCGGCGGTCAGCAGCAGCGGGTCGGGGTGGCCAGGGCGCTGGCGGCCGATCCCCCGGTCCTGCTGATGGACGAGCCGTTCGGCGCGGTCGACCCGATCACCCGTGACCACCTCCAGGACGAGCTGATCCGGCTCCAGCGCGAGCTGCACAAGACGATCGTCTTCGTCACCCATGACTTCGACGAGGCGATCAAGCTGGGCGACCGGATCGCCGTGCTGCGCGAGCGCTCGCACATCGCCCAGTTCGACACCCCCGAGGCGATCCTGACCAACCCGGCCGACGACTTCGTGTCCGGGTTCGTCGGCGCCGGGGCGGCCCTGAAGCGGCTGAACCTCACCCGGGTGCGGGACGTGGAGGTCACCGGATATCCGACGGCGACCGTCGACGACCCCCTCCAGGAGATCTTCAACAAGCTCCGGGGCAGCGGGACGAACGAGATCCTCCTGCTCGACAAGCGGGGACGGCCCTACAAGTGGCTCAGGCGCGGCGACATGATGCGCGCGAAGGGGTCGCTGGCCCGGGCCGGGACGCTGGTGAGCGACACGGTGACCCGGGACGCGACCCTGCGGGACGCCCTGGAGGCCGTGCTGACCGACAACGCGGGGCGGGTCGCGGTGACCGGGCGGCGCGGTGAGTACACGGGTGTCGTCGACATGGAGACGCTCATGAACTCCGTGCACGAGCTCCTGGAGGCCGACCGGCTGGAGGCCATGGAGCACCAGCACGAACTGGAGGTGGTCCGGGCCGACCGGACGCACGCCGAGCAGGAGGGTGACGGAGGGGAGCGCAAGGCATGA
- a CDS encoding FAD-linked oxidase C-terminal domain-containing protein → MIMSRIEARRDEDTEATGNLVDRLLTGLPADVLLTDPDVTVSYANDMASFCPAGTPAVVVLPRTVEQVQHVMRVATELRVPVVPQGARTGLSGAANASDGCIVLSLTKMDRILEINPVDRIAVVEPGVVNATLSRAVNELGLYYPPDPSSWEMCTIGGNIGTASGGLCCVKYGVTAEYVLGLDVVLADGRLMSTGRRTAKGVAGYDLTRLFVGSEGSLGIVVRAVLGLRPKPPEQLVLAAEFSSGAAACDAVCRIMEGGHVPSLLELMDRTTVKAVNDLAHMGLPETTEALLLAAFDTTDPAADLTALGALCEAAGATQVVPAEDAAESELLLQARRLSLTALEAVKGTTMIDDVCVPRSRLAELLEGTERIAEKHRLTIGVVAHAGDGNTHPTVCFDAADPDESRRARESFDEIMALGLELGGTITGEHGVGVLKKEWLAREIGPVGVEMQRAVKGVFDPLGILNPGKLF, encoded by the coding sequence GTGATCATGAGCCGTATCGAAGCCCGTCGCGATGAAGACACAGAAGCCACCGGCAATCTGGTGGACCGCCTGCTCACCGGTCTGCCCGCCGACGTCCTCCTCACCGATCCGGACGTCACGGTCTCCTACGCCAACGACATGGCGAGCTTCTGCCCGGCCGGCACCCCGGCCGTGGTCGTCCTGCCGCGCACGGTCGAACAGGTCCAGCACGTCATGCGCGTCGCCACCGAACTGCGCGTCCCGGTCGTCCCCCAGGGCGCCCGCACCGGCCTGTCGGGAGCGGCCAACGCCTCCGACGGCTGCATCGTGCTGTCCCTGACGAAGATGGACCGGATCCTGGAGATCAACCCGGTCGACCGCATCGCCGTCGTCGAACCCGGCGTCGTCAACGCGACCCTGTCCCGCGCGGTGAACGAACTCGGCCTCTACTACCCGCCGGACCCCTCCAGCTGGGAGATGTGCACGATCGGCGGCAACATCGGCACCGCGTCCGGCGGACTGTGCTGCGTGAAGTACGGGGTCACCGCGGAGTACGTCCTCGGCCTGGACGTCGTCCTCGCCGACGGGCGGCTGATGTCCACCGGCCGCCGTACCGCCAAGGGGGTCGCCGGCTACGACCTGACCCGCCTGTTCGTCGGCTCCGAGGGCTCGCTCGGCATCGTCGTCCGGGCGGTCCTGGGCCTCAGGCCGAAGCCGCCCGAGCAGCTGGTGCTGGCCGCCGAGTTCTCCTCCGGGGCCGCCGCCTGCGACGCGGTGTGCCGGATCATGGAGGGCGGGCACGTGCCGTCCCTCCTCGAACTGATGGACCGTACGACCGTCAAGGCCGTCAACGACCTGGCGCACATGGGACTCCCGGAGACCACCGAGGCCCTGCTCCTCGCGGCCTTCGACACCACCGACCCGGCGGCCGACCTCACGGCGCTCGGCGCGCTGTGCGAGGCGGCGGGCGCCACCCAGGTCGTCCCCGCCGAGGACGCGGCCGAGTCCGAACTGCTGCTCCAGGCACGCCGGTTGTCGCTCACCGCCCTCGAAGCGGTCAAGGGCACCACGATGATCGACGACGTGTGCGTGCCCCGCTCCCGGCTCGCCGAGCTCCTCGAGGGGACCGAGCGGATCGCCGAGAAGCACCGGCTCACCATCGGTGTCGTCGCCCACGCCGGTGACGGCAACACCCACCCCACGGTCTGCTTCGACGCCGCCGACCCGGACGAGTCCCGGCGGGCCCGCGAGTCCTTCGACGAGATCATGGCCCTCGGCCTTGAGCTCGGCGGCACGATCACCGGGGAGCACGGGGTGGGCGTACTGAAGAAGGAGTGGCTGGCCCGCGAGATCGGCCCGGTGGGGGTGGAGATGCAGCGGGCGGTGAAGGGGGTCTTCGACCCGCTGGGGATCCTGAACCCGGGCAAGCTGTTCTGA
- the nthA gene encoding nitrile hydratase subunit alpha, with translation MSADHHTDATVARRVRRLETLLEEKGLITGERLDEAIDAFLAESSPANGARVVARAWTDDAYRARLLADGTAAVRELGYMDGSYQRLRVVENTESLHNVIVCTLCSCYPLRLLGPSPSWYKSEAYRSRVVREPRAVLREFGLVLPATVDITVWDSSAETRYMVLPRRPDGTERLGEEELAALVTRNALIGTAAV, from the coding sequence ATGAGCGCTGACCACCACACCGACGCGACCGTCGCCCGGCGGGTCCGGCGTCTGGAGACCCTCCTGGAGGAGAAGGGGCTGATCACCGGCGAGCGGCTGGACGAGGCGATCGACGCGTTCCTCGCGGAGTCCTCGCCGGCGAACGGGGCCCGGGTGGTGGCCCGCGCCTGGACCGACGACGCCTACCGGGCCCGCCTGCTCGCGGACGGCACCGCCGCCGTGCGGGAACTCGGCTACATGGACGGCTCGTACCAGCGCCTGCGGGTCGTGGAGAACACCGAGTCCCTGCACAACGTCATCGTCTGCACCCTCTGCTCCTGCTACCCGCTCCGCCTCCTCGGACCGTCCCCCAGCTGGTACAAGTCCGAGGCGTACCGCTCCCGCGTGGTCCGCGAACCACGCGCGGTGCTCCGGGAGTTCGGGCTCGTCCTGCCCGCGACCGTGGACATCACGGTGTGGGACTCCAGCGCGGAGACCCGCTACATGGTGCTGCCCCGCAGGCCGGACGGCACGGAACGGCTCGGCGAGGAGGAGCTGGCCGCGCTCGTGACGAGGAACGCCCTCATCGGTACGGCCGCGGTGTGA
- a CDS encoding glycine betaine ABC transporter substrate-binding protein encodes MVDDVEPGSIGRGLPLKGADLTVTSKEFTEQLILGAIMGIAFEAAGADVLDRTGIQGSVGAREAVKSGDADGMYEYTGTAWITYQGNSEPIADPQEQWAAVRRADLGNGLTWLPKAPLNNTYALAMNRSAFRKYGTRTLSDVAALARKDPGAVTLCVESEFANRADGLPGMEKAYGMSVPAKNITQMDTGIIYTQVAKGSCRYGEVFTTDGRIRSMNLAVMRDDRSFFPNYNAAPEINSKSLKRWPAIAEVLDPVTKRLDNTVAQELNAKVDVAGEDPHEVALDWMKAEGFVK; translated from the coding sequence ATGGTCGACGACGTGGAGCCGGGGTCGATCGGCCGGGGTCTGCCGCTCAAGGGGGCGGATCTGACGGTCACGTCGAAGGAGTTCACGGAGCAGCTGATCCTCGGCGCGATCATGGGCATCGCCTTCGAGGCGGCCGGGGCGGACGTGCTCGACCGGACGGGGATCCAGGGATCGGTCGGGGCCCGCGAGGCGGTCAAGTCCGGGGACGCGGACGGGATGTACGAGTACACGGGCACCGCGTGGATCACCTACCAGGGCAACAGCGAGCCGATCGCCGACCCGCAGGAGCAGTGGGCGGCGGTGCGCAGGGCCGACCTGGGCAACGGGCTGACCTGGCTGCCGAAGGCGCCCCTGAACAACACCTACGCCCTCGCCATGAACCGGTCCGCCTTCCGGAAGTACGGCACGAGGACGCTGTCCGACGTGGCCGCGCTGGCGAGGAAGGACCCCGGCGCGGTGACCCTGTGCGTGGAGAGCGAGTTCGCCAACCGCGCCGACGGACTGCCCGGCATGGAGAAGGCGTACGGGATGAGCGTCCCGGCGAAGAACATCACCCAGATGGACACCGGGATCATCTACACCCAGGTGGCGAAGGGCAGTTGCCGGTACGGGGAGGTCTTCACCACCGACGGCCGCATCAGGTCCATGAACCTGGCGGTGATGCGGGACGACCGGTCCTTCTTCCCCAACTACAACGCGGCGCCCGAGATCAACTCCAAGTCCCTGAAGAGGTGGCCGGCGATCGCCGAGGTCCTGGACCCGGTCACGAAGCGGCTCGACAACACGGTGGCGCAGGAGCTCAACGCGAAGGTGGACGTCGCCGGGGAGGACCCCCACGAGGTGGCGCTGGACTGGATGAAGGCGGAGGGGTTCGTGAAGTAG
- a CDS encoding tetratricopeptide repeat protein, with product MENQATENRPEERLEGRGEGRRARLRGRLVIAAVAGCAVLGTVLMLVPAQRTATRAPAPAPGAQALTAVAAGVPAALPDLAALIGERESHLRRHPEDAESWAVLGTAYLEQGRRTADTAFYAKAEAGLRTSLRLRGSAQALAGLAALANARRDFRSARTWAEAARKREPKRWTAYPALIDACTGLGDHKAAGAALERLTELRSGPAVRARAAAVYRDRGWREDAAAQLADAAVGARTPAERAAYLERAGELAWERGDREDALRHFQEALRIDPDQRAAQAGQGRVLAALGRTSEALNAYRTALAKQPLPQYALELGELYESLGLGQAAQVQYDLLRTTAERAAAGGVDEELVLGQFEADHGDAASAVRRLRAEWVRQPGIAVADALGWALHRAGQDREALKYARIATDRAHGGGVRSALYAYHLGMIERESEQDAPARRHLQEALRINPWFSPSGVRAAREALAALGDVPDAGVPVVDAKGVTPRPYR from the coding sequence ATGGAGAACCAAGCCACGGAGAACCGGCCCGAGGAGCGGCTGGAGGGACGGGGGGAGGGGCGGCGGGCCCGGCTGCGGGGTCGCCTGGTGATCGCCGCGGTCGCCGGCTGCGCGGTGCTCGGTACGGTGCTGATGCTGGTGCCCGCGCAGCGCACGGCGACCCGCGCTCCCGCCCCCGCCCCGGGGGCCCAGGCGCTGACGGCGGTCGCCGCCGGCGTGCCGGCCGCGCTGCCCGACCTGGCCGCGCTGATCGGTGAGCGGGAGAGCCATCTGCGCCGGCATCCCGAGGACGCCGAGTCATGGGCGGTGCTCGGGACGGCGTACCTCGAACAGGGCCGCCGGACGGCCGACACGGCGTTCTACGCGAAGGCCGAGGCCGGACTGCGGACGTCCCTGAGGCTGCGCGGCAGCGCCCAGGCCCTCGCCGGTCTGGCCGCCCTCGCGAACGCGCGCCGGGACTTCCGGTCCGCGCGCACCTGGGCCGAGGCCGCGCGGAAGCGGGAGCCGAAGCGGTGGACGGCGTACCCGGCGCTGATCGACGCCTGTACGGGACTCGGCGACCACAAGGCGGCGGGCGCGGCGCTGGAGCGGCTGACGGAACTGCGGTCGGGGCCGGCGGTGCGGGCCCGGGCGGCCGCCGTGTACCGGGACCGGGGCTGGCGGGAGGACGCGGCGGCCCAGCTCGCCGACGCGGCGGTCGGGGCGCGGACGCCGGCCGAGCGGGCCGCGTACCTGGAGCGGGCCGGGGAGCTCGCCTGGGAGCGCGGTGACCGCGAGGACGCCCTGCGGCACTTCCAGGAGGCGCTGCGGATCGACCCGGACCAGCGGGCCGCGCAGGCGGGCCAGGGGCGGGTCCTCGCGGCGCTGGGCCGTACCTCGGAGGCCCTGAACGCCTACCGGACGGCCCTCGCCAAGCAGCCGCTGCCGCAGTACGCCCTGGAACTGGGCGAGTTGTACGAGTCGCTGGGCCTCGGGCAGGCCGCCCAGGTGCAGTACGACCTGCTGCGGACGACGGCGGAGCGCGCGGCGGCGGGCGGCGTGGACGAGGAGCTGGTGCTCGGACAGTTCGAGGCGGACCACGGCGACGCGGCGTCAGCGGTACGGCGGTTGCGGGCCGAGTGGGTGCGGCAGCCGGGGATCGCGGTGGCCGACGCGCTGGGGTGGGCGCTGCACCGGGCGGGCCAGGACAGGGAGGCCCTGAAGTACGCGCGGATCGCCACGGACAGGGCGCACGGCGGCGGGGTGCGCAGCGCGCTGTACGCGTACCACCTGGGCATGATCGAGCGGGAGTCGGAGCAGGACGCCCCCGCGCGCCGGCACCTTCAGGAGGCCCTGCGGATCAACCCCTGGTTCTCGCCCTCCGGGGTGCGGGCGGCCCGGGAGGCGTTGGCGGCGCTGGGGGACGTGCCGGACGCGGGCGTGCCGGTGGTGGACGCGAAGGGGGTCACACCGCGGCCGTACCGATGA
- a CDS encoding ABC transporter permease codes for MTASGTWVAEDEGAEAAPPPPPGAPRRRVTWQKLTFLPAFLLALLLATWLWFAQADLDPLTENALSDGQVSKALWQHVQLTVISTFFVLIIAIPLGIVLTRAAFRKASPVAMTVANMGQATPAIGLLALLVIWLGTGTRAALIGIIAYAVLPVLSNTIAGLKANDPTLLEAARGIGMSPLGVLTRVELPLAVPLILAGVRTALVLNVGTATLATFGGGGGLGVLITTGITNQRMPVLMLGSILTVALALLVDWLASLAELLLRPRGLEAGT; via the coding sequence ATGACGGCGTCCGGGACCTGGGTGGCGGAGGACGAGGGGGCGGAGGCCGCGCCCCCTCCCCCACCGGGGGCGCCGAGGCGGCGGGTCACCTGGCAGAAGCTGACCTTCCTGCCCGCGTTCCTGCTCGCCCTCCTGCTCGCGACCTGGCTGTGGTTCGCGCAGGCCGACCTGGACCCGCTCACCGAGAACGCGCTGTCGGACGGGCAGGTGTCCAAGGCGCTGTGGCAGCACGTGCAGCTGACGGTGATCTCGACGTTCTTCGTGCTGATCATCGCGATCCCGCTGGGCATCGTGCTGACCCGCGCCGCCTTCCGGAAGGCGAGCCCGGTGGCGATGACCGTTGCCAACATGGGCCAGGCGACCCCGGCGATCGGCCTGCTGGCCCTGCTGGTGATCTGGCTGGGCACGGGCACGAGGGCGGCCCTGATCGGCATCATCGCCTACGCCGTCCTGCCGGTCCTGTCGAACACGATCGCGGGCCTGAAGGCGAACGACCCGACCCTGCTGGAGGCGGCACGCGGCATCGGCATGTCCCCGCTGGGGGTACTGACCCGTGTCGAACTCCCGCTGGCCGTCCCCCTGATCCTCGCCGGCGTCCGCACGGCCCTGGTCCTCAACGTCGGCACGGCCACCCTCGCGACCTTCGGCGGAGGCGGCGGGCTCGGCGTCCTGATCACCACCGGCATCACCAACCAGCGGATGCCGGTACTGATGCTGGGCTCGATCCTCACGGTGGCCCTCGCCCTGCTGGTCGACTGGCTGGCCTCCCTCGCCGAACTGCTGTTGCGGCCGCGGGGGTTGGAGGCGGGGACATGA
- a CDS encoding helix-turn-helix domain-containing protein, with translation MPEEPTVRKLDARSLRGLAHPLRMQLLDALRFGGPATASQLAEKLGESSGATSYHLRQLAAHGFVEDAPERGKGRERWWKAVHKGLSFDDTLLTDSDPAVRGAADMYLHEVATAQIQNLSNWLGDRATWPEQWNRVWDMSSATLRLTPELTKELIEKMHALVDTYRDLSTTGDDTAQVRIHTHAFPVSTD, from the coding sequence ATGCCGGAAGAGCCCACCGTACGGAAACTCGACGCCCGCTCCCTGCGCGGGCTGGCCCATCCCCTGCGGATGCAGCTGCTGGACGCCCTGCGTTTCGGCGGCCCCGCCACCGCGTCCCAACTCGCCGAGAAACTGGGCGAGTCGAGTGGCGCCACCAGCTACCACCTGCGCCAACTGGCCGCCCACGGCTTCGTGGAGGACGCCCCGGAGCGCGGCAAGGGGCGGGAGCGCTGGTGGAAGGCGGTCCACAAGGGGCTGAGCTTCGACGACACACTGCTCACGGACAGCGATCCGGCCGTCCGCGGAGCCGCCGACATGTACCTCCACGAGGTCGCCACCGCCCAGATCCAGAACCTCTCCAACTGGCTGGGCGACCGCGCCACCTGGCCCGAGCAGTGGAACCGCGTCTGGGACATGAGCAGCGCGACGCTACGGCTCACGCCGGAGCTGACCAAGGAACTCATCGAGAAGATGCACGCGCTGGTCGACACGTACCGCGATCTGTCCACCACCGGTGACGACACGGCCCAGGTACGCATTCACACGCACGCATTCCCCGTCTCCACGGACTGA